One Paracidovorax avenae ATCC 19860 genomic region harbors:
- the flgF gene encoding flagellar basal-body rod protein FlgF: MDHIIYTSMTGASAAAQRQAVLANNLANASTNGFRAEMSTFRSVPVQGDGSKTRVFALEATSGHVETPGPVQRTGRNLDAMAVGNAWFAVQGLDGTEAYTRNGSFEVNAEGQLRTSNGLTVLSDGGGPIDVPPGADVTLGSDGTITARVAGQQPTPIGRLKLATPTPEDPLKRGDDALFRTASGDPMPNDPNARLLSGALEGSNVNAVESMVGMIAASRQFEAQMRLLQTTENNDKTAAQLLNLNG; the protein is encoded by the coding sequence CCAGCGCTGCCGCGCAACGGCAGGCGGTGCTGGCCAACAACCTCGCGAACGCCTCCACCAACGGCTTCCGCGCGGAGATGTCCACCTTCCGCTCGGTGCCCGTGCAGGGCGACGGCTCCAAGACGCGCGTGTTCGCGCTGGAGGCGACCTCCGGCCATGTGGAGACGCCCGGCCCCGTGCAGCGCACCGGCCGCAACCTGGATGCGATGGCGGTGGGCAACGCATGGTTCGCGGTGCAGGGCCTGGACGGCACCGAGGCCTATACCCGCAACGGCAGCTTCGAGGTGAATGCGGAGGGCCAGCTGCGCACCTCCAACGGACTCACCGTGCTGTCCGACGGCGGCGGCCCGATCGACGTGCCGCCCGGCGCCGACGTGACCCTGGGCTCGGACGGCACCATCACTGCGCGCGTGGCGGGCCAGCAGCCCACCCCGATCGGACGGCTGAAGCTCGCCACCCCGACGCCGGAAGACCCGCTCAAGCGCGGCGACGACGCGCTCTTTCGCACCGCATCGGGCGATCCGATGCCCAATGACCCGAATGCGCGGCTGCTGTCCGGCGCGCTGGAGGGCTCCAACGTGAACGCCGTGGAAAGCATGGTCGGCATGATCGCCGCCTCCCGGCAGTTCGAAGCCCAGATGCGGCTGCTGCAGACGACCGAGAACAACGACAAGACGGCCGCCCAGCTGCTCAACCTGAACGGCTGA
- the flgG gene encoding flagellar basal-body rod protein FlgG — translation MINSLWIAKTGMSAQQTQLDVISHNLANVSTTGYKRNNAVFEDLIYQNLRQVGAQTTEQNQLPTGLHLGLGVRTVATSRNFTQGSLAQSNNNLDVAINGNGFFQVTMPDGTTGYTRDGSFQLDSQGRLVTSSGLPVANGITVPANATGISISTDGIVSATVPGTTAPQQIGTLGMASFINSAGLEPIGQNLFKESAASGQPQQGTPGTNGLGIIRQGFLETSNVNVVEELVSMIQTQRAYEMNSKAIQTSDQMLAKLAQL, via the coding sequence ATGATCAATTCGCTCTGGATCGCCAAGACCGGCATGTCCGCCCAGCAGACGCAGCTGGACGTGATCTCCCACAACCTCGCCAACGTCTCCACCACCGGCTACAAGCGCAACAACGCGGTGTTCGAGGACCTGATCTACCAGAACCTGCGCCAGGTGGGCGCGCAGACCACCGAGCAGAACCAGCTGCCCACCGGCCTGCACCTGGGCCTGGGCGTGCGCACGGTGGCCACCAGCCGCAACTTCACGCAGGGCAGCCTGGCGCAGTCCAACAACAACCTGGACGTGGCCATCAACGGCAACGGCTTCTTCCAGGTGACGATGCCGGACGGCACCACGGGCTACACGCGCGACGGATCGTTCCAGCTCGACTCCCAGGGGCGCCTGGTCACCTCCAGCGGCCTGCCCGTGGCCAACGGCATCACCGTGCCGGCCAACGCCACGGGGATCAGCATCAGCACGGACGGCATCGTCTCGGCCACCGTGCCGGGCACGACCGCGCCGCAGCAGATCGGCACCCTGGGCATGGCGAGCTTCATCAACTCGGCCGGCCTGGAGCCGATCGGGCAGAACCTGTTCAAGGAATCCGCGGCGTCGGGCCAGCCCCAGCAGGGCACGCCCGGCACCAACGGCCTGGGCATCATCCGCCAGGGCTTCCTCGAAACCTCCAACGTGAACGTGGTGGAAGAGCTGGTGTCCATGATCCAGACCCAGCGCGCCTACGAAATGAATTCCAAGGCCATCCAGACATCCGACCAGATGCTGGCCAAGCTCGCGCAGCTGTGA
- a CDS encoding flagellar basal body L-ring protein FlgH, translating to MPHTAASLFLRAAPLRLAAVAALLAATGCASVNPPPPIDMPPTQAPIAVQTAPRATGPATGSLFHAASYRPAFEDRRARLVGDIVTIQIVETISASQKSSSKVDRTAANTAGVTAFPFIGASDIGKLKLGGNSTNNFEGKGDLQSTNTFTGTITTTVVDVLPNGHLVIAGEKQIGVAENVDVLRFSGTVDPRSLQPGSVVSSTLVANARVQSRGRGSPAEAQAMGWLARAFNSVAPF from the coding sequence ATGCCGCACACCGCCGCCTCCCTCTTCCTCCGCGCAGCCCCGCTGCGCCTCGCCGCCGTGGCCGCCCTGCTGGCCGCCACGGGCTGCGCCTCCGTCAATCCGCCGCCGCCGATCGACATGCCGCCCACCCAGGCGCCGATCGCCGTGCAGACGGCGCCCCGCGCGACCGGCCCGGCCACCGGCAGCCTTTTTCATGCAGCCAGCTACCGGCCGGCATTCGAGGACCGCCGCGCGCGGCTCGTGGGCGACATCGTCACCATCCAGATCGTGGAGACGATCTCCGCATCGCAGAAGTCCAGCTCCAAGGTGGACCGCACGGCCGCCAACACGGCCGGCGTGACCGCGTTCCCCTTCATCGGCGCGAGCGACATCGGCAAGCTGAAGCTCGGCGGCAACAGCACCAACAACTTCGAGGGCAAGGGCGACCTGCAAAGTACCAATACCTTCACCGGCACCATCACCACCACGGTCGTGGACGTGCTGCCCAACGGCCACCTCGTGATCGCGGGCGAGAAGCAGATCGGCGTGGCCGAGAACGTGGACGTGCTGCGCTTCTCGGGCACCGTGGACCCGCGCTCGCTGCAGCCGGGCAGCGTGGTCAGCTCCACCCTGGTGGCGAATGCCCGCGTGCAGTCGCGCGGCAGGGGCTCCCCGGCCGAGGCGCAGGCCATGGGGTGGCTGGCTCGGGCGTTCAATTCGGTGGCGCCGTTCTGA
- a CDS encoding flagellar basal body P-ring protein FlgI: protein MKSPAPTSFLARAHRAALRLGLAHGLAALALLGAMAPAHALRIKEVAAVQGVRSNQLTGYGLVVGLDGTGDQTTQMPITTQALTNYLQQMGISLPPGTAAPQLKNVATVIVTAQLPAFAQPGQFIDVNVSSMGNAKSLKGGTLIATPLRGADGEIYALAQGNLVVGGAGAAAGGSKVQINHLSAGRIPEGAQVERSVPTPLNDGDTINLGLNASDFQTARKVARAINDKLGKGASIATALDGRTVQVRAPQDPGGRVNFIADLEEIPLADATPAAKVVINARTGSIVLNQAVTLGPCAIAHGNLSITISSTPVISQPNPLSQGQTVVAQKSDIAIKQEPGNIIQMPPSPQLADVVRALNTLGATPQDLLAILQAIKAAGALNAELEVI from the coding sequence ATGAAGTCTCCTGCCCCCACCTCCTTCCTCGCACGCGCGCACCGGGCCGCCCTGCGGCTGGGGCTCGCGCATGGCCTTGCCGCGCTCGCCCTGCTGGGGGCGATGGCGCCCGCGCACGCGCTGCGCATCAAGGAAGTGGCGGCCGTGCAGGGGGTGCGCAGCAACCAGTTGACGGGCTACGGCCTGGTCGTGGGCCTGGACGGCACGGGCGACCAGACGACGCAGATGCCCATCACCACGCAGGCGCTCACCAACTACCTGCAGCAGATGGGCATCAGCCTGCCGCCCGGCACGGCGGCGCCGCAGCTCAAGAACGTGGCCACGGTGATCGTGACGGCGCAGCTGCCGGCGTTCGCCCAGCCCGGGCAGTTCATCGACGTGAACGTGTCCTCCATGGGCAATGCCAAGTCGCTCAAGGGCGGCACGCTGATCGCCACGCCGCTGCGCGGCGCCGACGGCGAGATCTACGCGCTGGCGCAGGGCAACCTGGTGGTGGGTGGCGCAGGCGCCGCGGCCGGCGGCAGCAAGGTGCAGATCAACCACCTGAGCGCGGGCCGCATTCCCGAAGGCGCGCAGGTGGAGCGCTCGGTGCCCACGCCGCTGAATGACGGCGACACGATCAACCTCGGGCTCAACGCCTCGGATTTCCAGACCGCGCGCAAGGTGGCGCGGGCCATCAACGACAAGCTCGGCAAGGGCGCGTCCATCGCCACGGCGCTAGATGGCCGCACGGTGCAGGTGCGCGCCCCGCAGGACCCGGGTGGCCGCGTGAACTTCATCGCCGACCTGGAAGAGATTCCGCTGGCCGACGCCACGCCGGCGGCCAAGGTCGTGATCAATGCGCGCACCGGCTCCATCGTGCTCAACCAGGCCGTGACGCTGGGCCCCTGCGCGATCGCGCACGGCAACCTGTCGATCACGATCAGTTCCACGCCGGTGATCAGCCAGCCCAATCCGCTCTCTCAGGGGCAGACCGTGGTCGCGCAGAAGAGCGACATCGCGATCAAGCAGGAGCCGGGCAACATCATCCAGATGCCGCCCTCGCCGCAGCTCGCCGACGTGGTGCGCGCACTCAACACGCTGGGCGCCACGCCGCAGGACCTGCTGGCCATCCTGCAGGCCATCAAGGCCGCAGGTGCGCTCAATGCCGAACTGGAGGTCATCTGA
- the flgJ gene encoding flagellar assembly peptidoglycan hydrolase FlgJ translates to MSLSLTSSAPATASNALAVDARSLDALKFQAGQNDPKAAKEAAKQFESLFMREMIKSMREATMKSGLMEGEQGNLGQDMLDQQFSVQMSGLQGGLSEAIQRQLTRQIGGGQEAAPTFSPPSTLSLQPQQSARAAAAANAYAPAPKGRDGFVQHHRDAAERVSQESGIPASFMLGQAGHETGWGRSEIRSKDGSNSFNLFGIKAGKGWTGKVAEVTTTEYINGTPRKVTAKFRAYDSYEDSFKDYARLINDNPRYEKARSKTHSAVAYAAELQKAGYATDPEYAHKLSRAIHSTLRVGPSA, encoded by the coding sequence ATGTCGCTCAGCCTGACGTCCTCCGCCCCCGCCACGGCCTCGAATGCGCTGGCGGTGGATGCGCGCTCGCTGGATGCGCTGAAGTTCCAGGCCGGGCAGAACGACCCGAAGGCCGCGAAGGAAGCGGCCAAGCAGTTCGAATCGCTCTTCATGCGCGAGATGATCAAGAGCATGCGCGAGGCGACGATGAAGTCCGGCCTGATGGAAGGCGAGCAGGGCAACCTGGGCCAGGACATGCTGGACCAGCAGTTCTCGGTGCAGATGTCGGGCCTGCAGGGCGGGCTCTCGGAAGCCATCCAGCGCCAGCTCACGCGCCAGATCGGCGGCGGCCAGGAGGCCGCGCCCACGTTTTCCCCGCCGTCCACGCTGAGCCTGCAGCCGCAGCAGTCCGCGCGCGCCGCAGCAGCTGCCAACGCCTACGCCCCTGCACCCAAGGGCCGCGACGGCTTCGTGCAGCACCACCGCGACGCAGCCGAGCGCGTGTCGCAGGAAAGCGGCATCCCCGCGAGCTTCATGCTCGGCCAGGCCGGGCACGAGACCGGCTGGGGCCGCAGCGAGATCCGCAGCAAGGACGGCAGCAATTCCTTCAACCTGTTCGGCATCAAGGCCGGCAAGGGCTGGACGGGCAAGGTGGCGGAGGTGACCACCACCGAATACATCAACGGCACGCCGCGCAAGGTGACGGCCAAGTTCCGCGCCTACGATTCCTACGAGGATTCCTTCAAGGACTACGCGCGCCTCATCAACGACAACCCGCGCTACGAAAAGGCCCGCAGCAAGACGCATTCGGCCGTGGCTTATGCGGCCGAGCTGCAGAAGGCGGGCTACGCCACGGACCCCGAGTACGCGCACAAGCTGAGCCGGGCCATCCACAGCACGCTGCGCGTGGGGCCCTCGGCATGA
- the flgK gene encoding flagellar hook-associated protein FlgK, translating into MSLLNVGARALLANQVALQTAGHNIANVNTAGYSRQTLSLQTVQGQFTGGGYIGQGVDVQTILRNHDELLTRQAAAADSVQSADKTRAERLSQLQDVFGGGTSGLGAAITDMLNSFKDVVASPMDMTARTVSITRMDETAARMRSAAGRVDEIQYTVKEQLNGDVNALNALAKQMASVNEQIARVKGNGQTPNDLLDQRDQIIRQINQYVQTTQVAADDGTVGLFVAGSQPLVLGTTATPLQVQESSMFPGSGQLKVYFSPPGTKPIELDDGMLGGGELSGLLRFHNNDLAEGRNLLGRMAQAIGMTMNAQHKLGLTLDGQAGKDLFTVPASMPGYTSGTAVGNVSFSDATKFAASDYEVRFTTPPAGQVVRLSDGKATAFTDLANLAGQQIDGLTFNMTTAGAAGERVMFRPFSSAARDIEAKVLSPRDLAAASPVNAAMGTANNGSLQLSSIKATASPYTPPPTPGGVTLTFTAGPPATYGVTGSTSPASGTTGLAYTPGQPITIDGWEITLKGTPGTGDTVKVGNALDAQYGDAYKRNAGNASAIDALGDVKMFDDATMSDGYAGLMAQVGTRMQNAKYASDVSSTISTNLERDRSAVAGVNLDEEAAKLIQYQQAYQASAKVLQIAQSIFDNLIQTMGR; encoded by the coding sequence ATGAGTCTGCTCAACGTCGGCGCGCGCGCCCTCCTCGCCAACCAGGTGGCCCTGCAGACCGCGGGCCACAACATCGCCAACGTCAACACCGCGGGCTACTCGCGGCAGACGCTGTCGCTGCAGACGGTGCAGGGCCAATTCACCGGTGGCGGCTACATCGGCCAGGGCGTGGACGTGCAGACCATCCTGCGCAACCACGACGAGCTGCTGACGCGGCAGGCTGCGGCGGCGGACTCGGTGCAGTCGGCCGACAAGACCCGCGCGGAGCGGCTGTCGCAGCTGCAGGACGTGTTCGGAGGAGGCACCAGCGGACTGGGTGCGGCCATCACCGACATGCTCAACTCGTTCAAGGACGTGGTGGCCTCGCCCATGGACATGACCGCGCGAACGGTGTCCATCACCCGCATGGACGAGACCGCCGCGCGCATGCGCTCGGCGGCCGGGCGCGTGGACGAGATCCAGTACACGGTGAAGGAACAGCTCAACGGCGACGTGAACGCGCTCAACGCCCTGGCCAAGCAGATGGCGAGCGTGAACGAGCAGATCGCGCGCGTGAAGGGCAACGGACAGACGCCCAACGACCTGCTGGACCAGCGCGACCAGATCATCCGCCAGATCAACCAGTACGTGCAGACCACGCAGGTGGCGGCTGACGACGGCACCGTGGGCCTGTTCGTGGCGGGGAGCCAGCCGCTGGTGCTGGGCACCACGGCCACGCCGCTGCAGGTGCAGGAATCGAGCATGTTCCCGGGCAGCGGGCAGCTCAAGGTGTATTTCAGCCCGCCCGGCACCAAGCCCATCGAGCTGGACGACGGGATGCTCGGCGGGGGCGAACTCTCCGGCCTGCTGCGGTTCCACAACAATGACCTGGCCGAGGGCCGCAACCTGCTGGGCCGCATGGCGCAGGCCATCGGCATGACGATGAACGCGCAGCACAAGCTCGGCCTCACGCTGGACGGGCAGGCCGGCAAGGACCTGTTCACCGTGCCGGCCAGCATGCCGGGCTACACGAGCGGCACGGCGGTGGGCAATGTGTCGTTCTCCGACGCCACCAAGTTCGCCGCCTCGGACTACGAAGTGCGCTTCACCACGCCGCCCGCGGGACAGGTGGTGCGCCTGTCCGACGGCAAGGCCACGGCCTTCACCGACCTTGCGAACCTCGCGGGGCAGCAGATCGACGGGCTCACGTTCAACATGACGACCGCCGGCGCCGCTGGCGAGCGCGTGATGTTCAGGCCGTTCAGCAGCGCGGCGCGGGACATCGAGGCCAAGGTGCTGTCGCCGCGCGACCTCGCCGCCGCGAGCCCTGTCAACGCCGCGATGGGCACGGCGAACAACGGCTCGCTGCAACTCAGTTCCATCAAGGCCACTGCGAGCCCTTACACGCCCCCCCCGACGCCGGGCGGCGTGACGCTCACCTTCACCGCGGGTCCGCCGGCCACCTACGGCGTGACCGGATCGACCTCGCCCGCTTCGGGCACCACGGGCCTGGCCTACACGCCGGGCCAGCCCATCACCATCGACGGCTGGGAGATCACGCTCAAGGGCACGCCGGGCACGGGCGATACCGTGAAAGTGGGCAATGCGCTGGATGCGCAATACGGCGACGCCTACAAGCGCAACGCCGGCAATGCCTCGGCGATCGATGCGCTCGGCGACGTGAAGATGTTCGACGATGCCACCATGAGCGACGGCTACGCCGGGCTCATGGCGCAGGTGGGCACGCGCATGCAGAACGCCAAGTACGCATCGGACGTCTCGTCCACGATCTCCACCAACCTCGAGCGTGACCGCTCCGCCGTGGCGGGCGTGAACCTGGACGAGGAAGCCGCCAAGCTGATCCAGTACCAGCAGGCCTACCAGGCCTCGGCCAAGGTGCTGCAGATCGCGCAGAGCATTTTCGACAACCTGATCCAGACGATGGGCCGCTGA
- the flgL gene encoding flagellar hook-associated protein FlgL — protein sequence MSTFYRTASANQYENALRNLSQRQTALSNLQENLTSGKRVVRASDDPVAAAQAERAITRISRVQSEQRALENARNTVTQAESTLGQAVDIVQELRQLIVSAGGGTLKPEDRKTIMNQVQGLREQLSDMVNRKDTNGLPLLGALGSALAPFLGPQSGSPDYSFAGLPGQASGSATSLPMSLDGESAFMFQPKRDGVYTASVSNIPTGRLLTTDGVKAGDTSLITGDDYQIVFSGVGPGATAGTTTATYTITNMTTGVASAPVTVPDFPADKPVSIAVTGIPGVSFNITGTPTKQNDGTYNFSPANGDTISLKPSASIFSSIDQAVRDIGGATNGNAAAQAVGQALNNIDIGLERIQNMRGYAGELLNRADRITGDQDKRADQLEADRSRAEDLDMIKGISDFQNNQTGYQAALQSYAQVQKLSLFNYIS from the coding sequence ATGAGTACCTTCTACCGCACCGCCAGCGCCAACCAGTACGAAAACGCACTGCGCAACCTGTCGCAGCGCCAGACCGCGCTCTCCAACCTGCAGGAAAACCTCACTTCCGGCAAGCGCGTGGTGCGCGCGAGCGACGATCCGGTGGCGGCCGCCCAGGCCGAGCGCGCGATCACGCGCATCTCGCGCGTGCAGAGCGAGCAGCGGGCCCTGGAGAACGCGCGCAACACCGTCACACAGGCCGAATCCACGCTCGGCCAGGCCGTGGACATCGTGCAGGAACTGCGCCAGCTCATCGTGAGTGCGGGTGGCGGCACCCTCAAGCCCGAAGACCGCAAGACCATCATGAACCAGGTGCAGGGCCTGCGGGAGCAGCTGTCCGACATGGTCAACCGCAAGGACACGAACGGCCTGCCGCTGCTGGGTGCGCTGGGCAGCGCGCTGGCGCCCTTCCTGGGCCCGCAGTCGGGCAGCCCCGACTACAGCTTCGCCGGGTTGCCCGGGCAGGCCTCGGGCTCAGCCACCTCGCTGCCGATGTCGCTGGACGGCGAATCCGCCTTCATGTTCCAGCCCAAGCGCGACGGCGTCTATACGGCTTCGGTGAGCAACATCCCCACGGGCCGCCTCCTGACGACCGATGGCGTGAAGGCAGGGGACACCTCCCTCATCACCGGGGACGACTACCAGATCGTGTTCAGTGGCGTGGGTCCCGGCGCGACGGCCGGCACCACCACGGCCACCTACACCATCACCAACATGACCACCGGCGTGGCGTCCGCGCCCGTCACGGTGCCGGACTTCCCGGCGGACAAGCCCGTGTCGATCGCGGTGACCGGCATCCCGGGCGTGAGCTTCAACATCACCGGCACGCCTACCAAACAGAACGACGGCACCTACAACTTTTCTCCGGCCAACGGCGACACCATTTCGCTCAAGCCCAGCGCCAGCATCTTCAGCAGCATCGACCAGGCAGTGCGCGACATCGGCGGCGCGACCAACGGCAACGCGGCCGCGCAGGCCGTGGGCCAGGCACTGAACAACATCGACATCGGCCTGGAGCGCATCCAGAACATGCGCGGCTATGCGGGCGAGCTGCTCAATCGCGCGGACCGCATCACGGGTGACCAGGACAAGCGCGCGGACCAGCTCGAGGCGGACCGCTCGCGCGCCGAGGATCTCGATATGATCAAGGGCATCTCCGATTTCCAGAACAACCAGACCGGCTACCAGGCAGCGCTGCAGTCCTATGCCCAGGTGCAGAAGCTGTCGCTGTTCAACTACATCAGCTAA
- a CDS encoding HDOD domain-containing protein: MVQSVLGSLILGYRPLWNAARRLTAVQLHVHNAGEAVVDAPHLLRTLQELWSAGSPPLLLSPQSPQLLIDLLAQAPRGSPWISVPDAWLADTGIFERVRAAHQRGLKLVWRGALDRLPPAEVAACFDNSLLSLSANDAMAALRAAGGQIRGAPAQPSPVIAGQIYENIASRPLMEHCLDRHGALAIAGWPSEDVLYSLRHQQLQPAHETVHKLMRAIDAEQSLEAFEQILGEDPLLAYRFMVYTNSAALGLRTGVDSLRRGLVMMGYGSLQRWLGDQLPHASTDPNLQPIRESMVIRAHLTERLLDAGVENDLRREVYLCGLLSQLGELLSEPLGAILRRLPLSERIYDAAVLHQGPYAPSLEMACALESEDAAPIRQLCEAHEMDLEEINRGLLRVISDLVVERPAGK, from the coding sequence ATGGTCCAATCCGTCCTCGGCAGCCTGATCCTGGGCTATCGCCCTCTCTGGAACGCCGCGCGCCGGCTCACGGCCGTGCAGCTGCACGTCCACAACGCCGGCGAAGCCGTGGTCGATGCGCCGCACCTGCTGCGCACGCTGCAGGAGCTCTGGAGCGCGGGCTCGCCGCCGCTGCTGCTGTCGCCGCAGAGCCCGCAGCTGCTCATCGACCTGCTCGCCCAGGCGCCGCGCGGATCACCCTGGATCAGCGTGCCCGATGCATGGCTGGCCGACACCGGCATCTTCGAGCGCGTGCGGGCGGCGCACCAGCGGGGCCTGAAACTGGTCTGGCGCGGCGCGCTGGACCGGCTGCCGCCAGCGGAGGTCGCGGCCTGCTTCGACAACAGCCTGCTGTCGCTGTCCGCCAACGACGCCATGGCGGCGCTGCGCGCGGCCGGCGGCCAGATCCGCGGCGCCCCCGCCCAGCCCAGCCCGGTGATCGCGGGCCAGATCTACGAGAACATCGCGAGCCGCCCGCTCATGGAGCATTGCCTGGACCGGCACGGCGCGCTCGCCATCGCCGGCTGGCCTTCGGAAGACGTGCTCTACAGCCTGCGCCACCAGCAACTGCAGCCCGCCCACGAGACCGTGCACAAGCTGATGCGGGCCATCGACGCGGAGCAGTCGCTGGAAGCCTTCGAGCAGATCCTCGGCGAAGACCCCCTGCTCGCCTACCGGTTCATGGTCTATACCAACTCCGCCGCGCTGGGGCTGCGCACGGGCGTGGATTCGCTGCGGCGCGGGCTGGTGATGATGGGCTATGGGTCGCTCCAGCGCTGGCTGGGCGACCAGTTGCCGCATGCGAGCACCGATCCCAACCTGCAGCCCATCCGCGAGTCCATGGTGATCCGCGCGCACCTGACAGAGCGCCTGCTCGACGCCGGGGTGGAAAACGACCTGCGGCGCGAGGTCTACCTCTGCGGGCTGCTGTCGCAGCTGGGGGAACTGCTGTCCGAGCCGCTGGGCGCCATCCTGCGGCGCCTGCCCCTGTCCGAGCGCATCTACGACGCGGCCGTGCTGCACCAGGGCCCCTATGCCCCCAGCCTGGAGATGGCGTGCGCGCTCGAATCCGAGGATGCCGCACCGATCCGCCAGCTCTGCGAGGCACACGAGATGGACCTGGAGGAAATCAACCGGGGGTTGCTGCGGGTGATCTCCGATCTGGTTGTGGAGCGGCCGGCGGGGAAGTGA
- a CDS encoding PLP-dependent aminotransferase family protein has protein sequence MLTRTPERTLTEQLAERFAERIRSRLLPVGARLPSVRECARQQSVSTHTVVAAYDQLLAQGLVEARRQRGFFVRDALQRSPAPVPGAPAGAPPAAPGGPAAGASILGAAALPMSGSHINATTLIRGMFHQASSKPQPGAGVFPPGWLEDARFMFAAVRRVTAGRALQDGSLVYGEPRGDAGLRAALARRLADLSVPAEPAQIITTIGATHALDIVSRTLLKAGDPVMVEEPGWSVEFARLDALGMRVLPVPRGPEGPDLDVMARYCEAHAPKLFVSVSVLHNPTGYSLSPGHAHRILQLSHRHGFHIVEDDTYGHIAPDHATRLSALDGLRRTIYVNGFAKILAPNWRVGYLAAPEGLVERLLDTKLLSTLTTPSILEKALAQCIEQGQLRRHAERMRLRLAQARARSVQIALEAGQRFAAEPAGMFGWVETGVDTDMLAQRMLDEGYLIAPGALFHATRRPCTLMRINFTTTQDPGFWKVFRRAAGGQG, from the coding sequence ATGCTGACCCGCACGCCCGAACGCACCCTGACCGAGCAGCTCGCCGAGCGATTCGCGGAACGCATCCGCAGCCGGCTGCTGCCCGTGGGCGCGCGGCTGCCGTCGGTGCGCGAATGCGCGCGCCAGCAGAGCGTGAGCACCCACACCGTGGTTGCCGCCTATGACCAGTTGCTGGCGCAGGGCCTCGTGGAGGCGCGGCGCCAGCGCGGGTTCTTCGTGCGCGATGCGCTGCAGAGGTCTCCGGCCCCGGTGCCGGGCGCTCCCGCCGGCGCGCCCCCGGCCGCACCGGGCGGACCGGCCGCGGGGGCCTCGATCCTCGGCGCCGCTGCGCTGCCGATGTCGGGCTCGCACATCAACGCCACCACCCTGATCCGCGGCATGTTCCATCAGGCCTCGTCCAAGCCCCAGCCGGGCGCCGGCGTGTTTCCTCCGGGCTGGCTCGAAGACGCGCGCTTCATGTTCGCTGCCGTGCGCCGCGTCACCGCGGGGCGTGCGCTGCAGGATGGCTCCCTGGTCTATGGCGAGCCCCGGGGCGACGCCGGATTGCGCGCGGCGCTCGCGCGGCGGCTGGCCGACCTCAGCGTGCCGGCGGAACCCGCGCAGATCATCACCACCATCGGCGCCACGCATGCCCTGGACATCGTGAGCCGCACCCTGCTGAAGGCCGGCGACCCGGTCATGGTGGAGGAGCCCGGCTGGTCGGTGGAGTTCGCGCGGCTCGATGCGCTGGGCATGCGCGTGCTGCCCGTGCCGCGCGGTCCCGAGGGGCCGGACCTGGACGTGATGGCGCGCTACTGCGAGGCCCATGCGCCCAAGCTGTTCGTGAGCGTGAGCGTGCTGCACAACCCCACCGGCTACAGCCTGTCGCCGGGGCATGCGCACCGCATCCTGCAGCTGTCCCACCGGCACGGCTTCCACATCGTCGAGGACGACACCTACGGCCACATCGCGCCTGACCACGCCACGCGCCTGTCGGCCCTGGACGGGCTGCGCCGCACCATCTACGTGAACGGCTTCGCCAAGATCCTCGCGCCCAACTGGCGGGTGGGCTACTTGGCAGCGCCCGAGGGCCTGGTGGAGCGGCTGCTGGACACGAAGCTGCTGTCCACGCTTACCACGCCTTCCATCCTCGAGAAGGCCCTGGCGCAATGCATCGAGCAGGGCCAGCTGCGCCGCCACGCCGAGCGCATGCGCCTGCGCCTGGCCCAGGCGCGGGCGCGCAGCGTGCAGATCGCGCTGGAGGCCGGGCAGCGCTTCGCGGCCGAGCCCGCGGGCATGTTCGGCTGGGTGGAAACGGGCGTGGACACCGACATGCTCGCCCAGCGCATGCTCGACGAGGGCTACCTCATCGCGCCCGGCGCGCTGTTCCACGCCACCCGCCGGCCCTGCACGCTCATGCGCATCAACTTCACGACCACGCAGGATCCGGGGTTCTGGAAGGTGTTCCGGCGCGCGGCGGGCGGACAGGGTTGA